One Pirellulales bacterium genomic window carries:
- a CDS encoding DUF2809 domain-containing protein produces MIERSRLVYASAAALVVGTGLLWRSSLLPLPGFLAKYGGDSLWALAVFVGFGLVFRSASTVRVAIVALGAAWSVEFLQLYHAPWIDGIRATRLGHLALGSSFNSPDLIAYVLGIAVGACEEYIWHYEREKDGSDPC; encoded by the coding sequence GTGATTGAACGCAGTCGGCTGGTCTATGCGTCGGCGGCGGCGCTCGTTGTCGGGACGGGGCTGCTGTGGCGATCGAGCCTGCTTCCGCTACCGGGTTTTCTCGCCAAATACGGCGGGGACTCGCTGTGGGCTCTGGCCGTGTTTGTTGGTTTTGGATTGGTTTTTCGCAGTGCTTCTACCGTGCGCGTTGCAATAGTCGCTCTTGGCGCGGCTTGGTCAGTCGAGTTTTTGCAGCTTTATCACGCTCCCTGGATCGATGGAATTCGCGCGACTCGTCTGGGCCACTTGGCACTCGGTTCTTCGTTCAATAGCCCAGATTTGATCGCCTATGTGTTAGGCATCGCGGTCGGAGCGTGCGAGGAGTACATCTGGCACTATGAGCGCGAAAAAGACGGAAGCGATCCGTGCTAG
- a CDS encoding YebC/PmpR family DNA-binding transcriptional regulator, with product MGRIFEKRKESIFKTAAQKSKLYAKYGKQLYMAAKNGVPNPDVNPSLRSMVEKAKREQVPSHVIEKAIQKASGAGGENFQSARYEGFGPGGALVIVDCLTDNNQRTISEVRSCFTKTGSKLAANGSVVLSFDHLAVLSFKGASEDQVLEAMFNADVAVEEVENKDGFITIFAPPAEFFKTKMAVLNAFPDVELEFQEITFLPQTSKTLSDEDLPLFEKFLEMLNDCDDVQDIYHNVALPR from the coding sequence AAGCGCAAAGAGTCGATCTTCAAGACCGCTGCTCAAAAATCGAAGCTCTACGCCAAGTATGGCAAGCAGTTGTACATGGCGGCCAAGAATGGTGTGCCCAACCCGGACGTCAATCCCTCTCTGCGCAGCATGGTGGAAAAGGCCAAGCGTGAACAGGTTCCCAGCCATGTGATTGAAAAGGCGATCCAGAAAGCGAGCGGCGCGGGAGGTGAGAACTTCCAGTCGGCGCGATACGAGGGATTTGGTCCTGGGGGCGCCCTGGTAATCGTCGATTGTTTGACCGACAACAATCAACGAACGATTTCCGAGGTCCGCAGTTGCTTTACCAAAACCGGCTCCAAGTTGGCAGCCAACGGCTCGGTCGTGCTGTCGTTCGATCACCTGGCCGTTCTTTCCTTCAAGGGTGCCAGCGAAGACCAGGTGCTCGAGGCCATGTTCAATGCGGATGTTGCGGTCGAAGAAGTTGAAAATAAAGACGGCTTCATAACGATCTTTGCCCCTCCTGCCGAGTTCTTCAAAACCAAGATGGCCGTCCTCAACGCCTTTCCCGATGTCGAATTGGAATTCCAGGAAATCACTTTTCTCCCGCAGACCAGCAAGACGCTAAGTGACGAAGACCTACCGCTGTTCGAAAAGTTCCTCGAGATGTTGAACGACTGCGACGACGTGCAGGACATCTATCACAACGTCGCGCTGCCACGTTAG